One genomic region from Nymphaea colorata isolate Beijing-Zhang1983 chromosome 12, ASM883128v2, whole genome shotgun sequence encodes:
- the LOC116265843 gene encoding U-box domain-containing protein 33-like — MPIPQEGPLLEHLRGHERRDQRDGESEISSPSCSMEGKVHVAVGSDLRENVKNLMWTLRTFKLCKIVILHVHQPNHLIPAPFGGGKMHSSKVNSTGLNAYRQREWEEVKKTINGYMRLCKLENVEAEPLILRSEDEIQNVIVEAIVQHGIEKLVIGAAADRRYPRLQRGMNVPTSKKALYVNLRAPSSCKIWFVCKGRLVSTARDSLADHHCSHAGGSRDESLDSSPEAAFVASSNRLPATYLPMAGDQQYFSQAHPNSPSSIWFSPQRPHHRLDLSRSSSGSSLETVRSLNDEIVQEIIQQQEPAIADDGQAVDQFASAQTADIDASDDEEFKEMEELFDRFKRAMEETQNSKKRAILKERLTKAYLEREQEKRREAENLLLAKRLLLEKHIKKEQGMKMELRNMSSQKSLLEALNQELFERLERLHQQNDDDERKPEEMSFGETSVEPQWLSEFTHSALVEATGNFDPALKIREGRFGTVYKGRIGHATIAIKMLKEEDGLRLNGGEEFKEQVKILSGLKHPHLLTLIGMSSEPRALAYEYHSKGSLEDRLQCKRGSLPLTWQTRTRIIAEICSALLFLHSAGFVHGDLKPTNIFLDANFLAKVGNVGIYRLFNNENPVGISTFADGSGNEENFAYVDPELVATGKALPESDAYSFGMIILRLLTGKPVSWIAAEIQKMQSAMELLASIDPAAGDWPFIKAIQLAKLGFDCCKVNGQGRPDLRSEVWSVLEPMRASLFPLPVGQTLGEAKQPPTYFICPIFREIMRDPQVAADGYTYEGDAIRGWIEGGHVTSPMTNLKLSHLNLTPNSTLRFAIQEWLEQC, encoded by the exons ATGCCGATTCCTCAGGAGGGGCCATTGCTGGAGCATCTTCGCGGGCACGAGAGACGTGATCAGAGGGATGGCGAGAGCGAAATCTCCTCGCCTTCTTGCTCGATGGAGGGTAAGGTGCATGTTGCTGTGGGGAGCGATCTGAGGGAGAATGTCAAGAATTTGATGTGGACTCTGAGAACGTTCAAACTGTGCAAGATCGTCATCCTTCACGTTCACCAACCCAATCACCTCATTCCTGCTCCGT TTGGAGGAGGGAAGATGCACTCAAGCAAAGTGAACTCCACGGGATTAAACGCATACAGGCAACGTGAATGGGAGGAAGTGAAGAAGACCATAAATGGATACATGAGACTCTGCAAATTGGAGAAT GTGGAAGCAGAGCCTCTGATCTTGAGATCAGAAGATGAGATTCAGAATGTAATAGTGGAGGCAATTGTTCAGCATGGGATAGAGAAGCTTGTCATAGGTGCGGCAGCGGACAGAAGATATCCAAG GCTGCAGAGAGGTATGAATGTGCCAACCTCCAAGAAGGCCCTTTACGTCAATCTCCGCGCTCCCTCCTCCTGCAAGATATGGTTCGTCTGCAAGGGAAGGCTCGTCTCCACCGCCCGCGACTCCCTCGCCGATCATCACTGTAGCCACGCCGGCGGCAGCCGCGACGAATCCCTCGACTCCTCGCCAGAGGCGGCCTTCGTGGCTTCCTCCAACAGATTGCCTGCTACCTACTTGCCCATGGCCGGGGACCAGCAGTACTTCTCTCAGGCGCACCCCAACTCCCCAAGCTCCATCTGGTTCTCTCCTCAGCGGCCCCACCACCGGTTGGACCTGTCCCGAAGCAGTTCAGGTAGCTCCTTGGAGACGGTTCGGTCGTTGAACGACGAAATTGTCCAAGAAATCATTCAGCAGCAGGAGCCGGCCATTGCAGATGACGGCCAAGCCGTTGATCAATTTGCCTCTGCCCAGACTGCAGATATTGATGCCTCTGATGAT GAAGAGTTTAAAGAGATGGAAGAATTGTTTGATCGATTTAAGAGAGCAATGGAAGAGACACAGAATTCAAAGAAGAGGGCCATACTTAAA GAAAGGCTGACCAAAGCTTATCTGGAAAGAGAGCaggagaagaggagagaagcAGAAAACTTGTTGCTTGCGAAAAGGCTCCTGCTTGAAAAGCATATAAAGAAGGAGCAAGGTATGAAGATGGAACTTCGAAATATGTCGTCACAGAAGTCTTTGCTCGAGGCATTAAATCAAGAGCTTTTTGAGCGGCTGGAGAGGTTGCACCAacaaaatgatgatgatgagagaAAGCCTGAGGAGATGTCCTTTGGAGAAACTTCTGTAGAACCGCAGTGGTTGAGTGAGTTTACACATTCAGCATTGGTCGAAGCAACCGGTAACTTTGATCCTGCACTAAAAATAAGAGAAGGGCGATTTGGAACAGTGTACAAAGGCCGAATTGGACATGCCACTATTGCCATTAAGATGCTAAAAGAAGAAGACGGCCTTCGATTGAATGGGGGGGAAGAGTTTAAAGAACAG GTAAAAATTCTCAGCGGACTGAAGCATCCTCACCTTCTCACCTTGATCGGCATGTCCTCTGAGCCCCGGGCTCTCGCCTATGAGTACCACTCAAAGGGTAGTCTAGAGGATCGATTGCAATGTAAGAGAGGATCGCTACCTCTCACATGGCAAACCCGAACACGTATCATAGCTGAGATTTGCTCGgccctcctcttcctccattctgCAGGATTCGTCCATGGCGACTTGAAAcccacaaatatttttctcGATGCCAACTTCCTTGCGAAAGTTGGCAATGTTGGCATTTATCGACTATTCAACAATGAAAACCCAGTGGGGATCAGTACCTTTGCTGACGGATCAGGGAATGAGGAGAACTTTGCATATGTAGACCCTGAACTTGTTGCAACAGGGAAAGCATTGCCTGAATCTGATGCCTATTCCTTTGGCATGATCATCTTACGGTTGCTCACCGGGAAACCCGTTTCCTGGATAGCAGCTGAAATCCAAAAAATGCAATCTGCTATGGAATTGTTAGCATCGATCGATCCGGCTGCCGGCGATTGGCCGTTCATTAAGGCCATACAGCTTGCCAAACTAGGATTTGACTGCTGCAAAGTGAACGGCCAAGGACGGCCAGATTTACGGTCTGAAGTTTGGAGCGTCTTGGAGCCAATGAGAGCCTCACTATTTCCATTGCCTGTGGGGCAAACACTTGGTGAAGCTAAGCAGCCTCCCACATATTTCATTTGCCCAATTTTCAGG GAAATTATGAGAGACCCACAAGTGGCAGCAGATGGTTACACCTATGAAGGCGATGCAATACGCGGATGGATAGAGGGTGGGCATGTGACATCTCCGATGACCAATTTGAAGCTTAGCCATCTTAACCTGACTCCAAATAGCACGCTTCGGTTTGCAATCCAAGAATGGCTTGAACAGTGTTAA